TGACACCCCTGCCCCTCGTCCTCCTGCCCGGCCTTCTCTGCGACGAGCGTCTCTGGGCGCCGCAGCGCGACGCTCTTTCCGGGGTCGAGACGATCGTGCCGCGCCTCGACCAGGACGTCACGGTCGGCCACATGGCGGAGCACGTGCTCGACGGCGCACCCCAGCGCTTCGCCCTGGCGGGCCTGTCGATGGGAGGCTACGTCGCGCTCGAGATCATGCGGCGCGCGCCCGAACGGGTGGAACGCCTGGCCCTGCTCGACACCCAGGCCCGGGCCGACACGGACGAGGCGAGAAGGCGGCGGCGCGGCCTGATCGCCCTGTCCGAGCAGGGCACGTTCCGGGGCGTGACCCCGCGCCTCCTGCCGATGCTCATCCACGAGCGCCGCCAGGCGGACAAGGATCTGACCGGCCTCATCATGGCCATGGCGGATTCGATCGGCCAGGCGGGCTTCGTCCGCCAGCAGCAGGCGATCATGGCGCGCCCGGACAGCCGACCGGACCTCGGCGCGATCGCCGTTCCGACCCTGGTCCTCGCCGGCAAGGACGACGTCCTGACACCGATCGAGGTTCAGGTCGAGATGGCCGCGGCGATCCCCGACGCCGACCTCGTCCTGCTGGGCGACTGCGGCCACCTCTCGACCCTGGAGCGGCCGGACGCCGTCACCGCCCAGCTCCGCCTCTGGCTGGCGCGGCCGTCCTGAGCGGGTCTACGCAGGCGGCACGGCGCGGACGAGCAGGAAGACCCGGTCGCCGTAGCGGCAGCCGGGGTGGGGCACGGTCGCGCGCTCGGCGCGGCGGACATAGCCCTGGCGCCTG
Above is a genomic segment from Geminicoccaceae bacterium SCSIO 64248 containing:
- a CDS encoding alpha/beta fold hydrolase, with the translated sequence MTPLPLVLLPGLLCDERLWAPQRDALSGVETIVPRLDQDVTVGHMAEHVLDGAPQRFALAGLSMGGYVALEIMRRAPERVERLALLDTQARADTDEARRRRRGLIALSEQGTFRGVTPRLLPMLIHERRQADKDLTGLIMAMADSIGQAGFVRQQQAIMARPDSRPDLGAIAVPTLVLAGKDDVLTPIEVQVEMAAAIPDADLVLLGDCGHLSTLERPDAVTAQLRLWLARPS